In Megasphaera vaginalis (ex Bordigoni et al. 2020), the following proteins share a genomic window:
- a CDS encoding phage scaffolding protein — translation MTKEDLKEIGLTDEQIAKVIEDYGKNYVSKSQFNEKNEEAKRLKGEIETSRKEIDNLKKANKDNDELTAQIEQLKEDAKQRDKEYDAEMNALKVDSAIERALMGAHVKNTKAVKALLDLQDAKLSDDGTIRGLTEQLNAIKESDSYLFESESKQNGISGTTPGTGTAVANPTITKEAFNKMTYSERSALFNSDREAYDALSKGE, via the coding sequence ATGACAAAGGAAGATCTCAAAGAAATTGGCTTAACGGATGAACAAATCGCGAAAGTAATCGAAGATTATGGCAAGAACTATGTTAGTAAATCGCAATTTAACGAGAAAAACGAAGAAGCCAAGAGATTAAAGGGGGAAATCGAAACAAGTCGGAAGGAGATTGACAATCTCAAGAAAGCCAACAAGGACAACGACGAATTAACCGCACAAATTGAGCAGCTGAAGGAAGATGCTAAACAACGTGACAAAGAATATGACGCGGAAATGAATGCACTCAAAGTGGATAGCGCTATCGAAAGAGCGCTGATGGGGGCGCATGTCAAAAACACGAAGGCGGTAAAAGCATTGTTGGACTTGCAGGACGCTAAGCTTTCCGATGATGGCACGATCAGAGGTTTAACGGAACAGTTAAACGCTATCAAAGAAAGCGACTCTTATTTATTTGAAAGCGAAAGCAAACAAAACGGGATTTCAGGGACAACGCCCGGCACAGGGACGGCTGTCGCCAATCCAACAATTACAAAGGAAGCATTTAATAAAATGACGTATTCCGAACGGTCGGCATTGTTTAACAGCGATCGTGAGGCGTACGATGCATTGAGCAAAGGAGAATAA